One Narcine bancroftii isolate sNarBan1 chromosome 3, sNarBan1.hap1, whole genome shotgun sequence DNA window includes the following coding sequences:
- the c3h19orf53 gene encoding leydig cell tumor 10 kDa protein homolog, giving the protein MPQGRFKLAARKAASGRHRDRGPRKGGRIIVPKKKQVIQQQKLKKNLEVAIRNKIEHDVTMKASSSMPKKLNIVKAPQKKDTAGK; this is encoded by the exons ATGCCGCAGGGTCGCTTCAAGCTGGCGGCGCGGAAAGCGGCGTCCGGGAGGCACCGTGACCGCGGGCCGAGGAAGGGAG GGCGAATAATTGTTCCTAAAAAGAAGCAAGTGATTCAGCAACAGAAACTAAAGAAG AACCTGGAAGTGGCAATAAGGAACAAGATTGAACACGATGTCACCATGAAAGCCAGCTCCAGCATGCCCAAGAAACTGAACATTGTGAAAGCACCACAGAAAAAGGACACGGCAGGCAAATAG